One segment of Phosphitispora fastidiosa DNA contains the following:
- a CDS encoding ATP-binding protein yields MKSYAELARHDGNETLFEVVEMGIISMLWNIPLHIHAEGLRGTGKTTIMRAAHQIMPPIVRVKDCLYNCDPEAPHCPNHRHLSAEEIASLGTETVPRPFLEISHSAKIGTIAGSIDLQKITNSSNPEAALLPGIIPQAHRGVIFIDEINRLADTSPEITDILLDAMGTKPGRVQIEETGLPLVELPVQVSVWAASNPDEEPGPLQEIRRQLSDRFDLVIEMGRTTSPDAIADILIQSELRRLGKKDLLQKGIDNSSRLRKELETMARKFESLTMPDFLRNYIARLYVKYNLESFRAIEAIQHAALLHCALRGRQQPLVSDILKVIPLALKHRVETETLTKIMNSSDSTKPSTSDNTPSPSLGSQQKKKKPETFSSEYEPAVNDGIMSSDSDHDSAGKEGKSIFQPLKQLFSGKQSKADSGESDNDPIKASPLNKAKRLPDLNLDELVKSEGDFK; encoded by the coding sequence ATGAAATCTTATGCTGAGTTAGCGCGGCATGACGGTAATGAAACCTTATTTGAGGTTGTTGAGATGGGAATTATTTCAATGCTCTGGAATATCCCGCTTCATATTCATGCTGAGGGTTTAAGGGGTACCGGAAAAACAACAATCATGAGAGCTGCACACCAGATTATGCCTCCTATCGTCCGTGTCAAGGACTGCCTGTACAATTGTGATCCCGAAGCTCCACACTGTCCCAACCACAGGCATCTGTCAGCGGAAGAAATTGCATCACTGGGGACCGAAACCGTACCGCGGCCGTTTCTGGAGATATCTCATTCAGCCAAAATTGGCACAATCGCAGGGAGTATTGACCTGCAAAAAATAACCAACTCTTCAAACCCCGAAGCAGCGCTGCTGCCGGGAATAATTCCTCAGGCACACAGAGGAGTTATCTTTATAGATGAAATTAACCGTTTGGCTGATACCTCCCCTGAGATCACCGATATCCTGCTTGATGCCATGGGAACCAAACCAGGCCGGGTTCAAATTGAAGAAACAGGGCTGCCGCTTGTTGAACTTCCTGTTCAAGTGTCGGTATGGGCCGCCTCAAACCCTGATGAAGAGCCAGGCCCCCTCCAGGAAATCAGGCGCCAGCTGTCTGACAGGTTTGACCTGGTCATTGAAATGGGCCGCACCACCAGCCCTGATGCCATTGCAGATATCCTGATTCAAAGCGAATTAAGGAGACTGGGTAAAAAAGATCTCCTGCAAAAAGGTATCGATAATTCTTCCCGTCTTCGCAAAGAACTGGAAACCATGGCTAGAAAATTTGAGTCACTGACTATGCCGGACTTTTTACGGAACTATATTGCCCGGCTCTATGTCAAGTATAATCTGGAGAGTTTTCGGGCGATTGAAGCCATCCAGCATGCCGCTCTCCTGCACTGTGCCCTGAGGGGGCGTCAGCAGCCTCTGGTGAGCGATATCCTGAAAGTAATTCCTCTTGCCCTGAAACATCGTGTCGAAACAGAAACCCTGACCAAGATAATGAACTCCTCAGATTCCACCAAGCCCAGCACCAGTGATAATACTCCCTCACCAAGTCTTGGTTCACAGCAAAAAAAAAAGAAACCAGAGACTTTTTCTTCAGAGTATGAACCGGCAGTCAATGACGGCATAATGAGCAGCGACAGTGATCACGACAGCGCCGGCAAAGAAGGAAAATCAATTTTTCAGCCTCTCAAACAATTATTCTCCGGTAAGCAAAGCAAAGCAGATTCCGGGGAATCGGATAATGATCCGATAAAGGCATCTCCGCTAAACAAAGCTAAAAGGCTGCCAGATCTGAACCTTGATGAACTGGTGAAATCAGAGGGTGATTTTAAATAA
- a CDS encoding transcriptional regulator: protein MDLLRIGGKILSRRKISKAIDLILELRGSGVAQQKVADQLGIDRTFISRLETLGEVRKGNRIAVIGFPIKNKDEILNLLHREGIEFTLIMTEHERWEFVKKDDGIDLLNKILDLIAEARSFDVVIVIGSNRRIETIEAIFDQEVVSLEIGESPIKEDKYVAPEELLKILQAVKKKL, encoded by the coding sequence ATGGACCTACTAAGAATTGGCGGCAAGATTTTAAGCCGCAGGAAGATATCCAAAGCAATTGACCTAATCCTGGAGCTGCGAGGGTCGGGAGTTGCCCAGCAGAAAGTTGCTGATCAATTGGGAATTGACCGCACCTTTATATCCAGACTGGAGACCCTTGGTGAGGTGCGTAAAGGGAACAGAATAGCGGTTATTGGGTTTCCCATTAAAAATAAAGATGAAATTTTAAACCTGTTGCACAGGGAAGGTATAGAATTTACTTTAATCATGACTGAACATGAACGATGGGAGTTTGTTAAAAAGGATGATGGGATAGACCTTCTGAATAAAATCCTTGATTTGATTGCTGAAGCGCGGTCGTTTGATGTGGTTATAGTAATTGGTTCAAATCGGCGCATTGAGACAATTGAGGCGATTTTCGATCAGGAAGTAGTGAGTCTGGAAATTGGAGAGTCACCCATAAAAGAGGATAAATATGTTGCCCCGGAAGAATTGTTGAAAATATTGCAGGCTGTGAAGAAAAAACTCTGA
- the dusB gene encoding tRNA dihydrouridine synthase DusB, with amino-acid sequence MGTDIRVGKVQLANRVVSAPMSGISDKAFRLLAGEAGCGLICTEMISVNALAYDSERTKTMFDLTGERGPTSVQIFGNDPERMVAAAEAVQDAGAGIIDINMGCPAPKVVRNNEGCALMNNLPLAEKIIGAVVNAVDIPVSVKMRKGWDEESVNAVELAKAAEAVGASAVTVHGRTRGQFYSGKADWNIIKRVKQAVSIPVVGNGDVFRPGDAAEMMRQTGCDAIMIGRGSMGNPWLFRRTVHFLETGQDLPEPNFEERINMALKHLGMVVELKGEYTAVREMRKHIAWYLKGLKDSSRIRQAVNDTETLQGLIEVLQEYRDSSFS; translated from the coding sequence GTGGGAACAGACATCAGGGTGGGAAAAGTGCAACTTGCAAATCGGGTAGTATCTGCACCCATGTCAGGGATTTCTGATAAAGCTTTTCGGCTGCTTGCCGGAGAAGCCGGCTGTGGACTTATTTGTACTGAGATGATAAGTGTTAATGCACTTGCATATGACAGTGAAAGAACAAAAACCATGTTTGACCTGACGGGTGAACGGGGACCAACAAGTGTACAGATATTTGGCAATGACCCGGAAAGAATGGTCGCTGCCGCGGAAGCTGTACAGGATGCCGGAGCAGGTATTATTGATATAAATATGGGGTGTCCAGCCCCAAAGGTTGTCAGAAACAATGAGGGCTGTGCTTTAATGAATAATCTCCCTCTGGCGGAAAAGATTATCGGGGCAGTTGTCAACGCTGTGGATATTCCGGTATCTGTGAAGATGCGGAAGGGCTGGGATGAGGAATCGGTGAATGCTGTTGAGCTGGCAAAAGCGGCAGAGGCAGTTGGGGCCTCTGCGGTAACCGTACATGGGCGTACCCGGGGTCAGTTTTATTCGGGAAAGGCCGACTGGAATATTATCAAAAGGGTAAAACAGGCGGTGAGTATTCCAGTGGTGGGCAATGGCGACGTTTTCCGACCGGGCGATGCCGCGGAGATGATGCGGCAAACGGGGTGTGATGCCATCATGATTGGCAGAGGGTCTATGGGCAATCCGTGGTTGTTCCGCCGTACTGTTCATTTCCTTGAGACCGGGCAGGACCTTCCTGAGCCCAATTTTGAGGAGAGGATAAACATGGCCCTGAAGCACCTGGGAATGGTTGTCGAGCTTAAGGGCGAGTACACGGCTGTGCGTGAGATGAGAAAACATATTGCCTGGTATCTGAAGGGCCTGAAGGATTCTTCAAGAATCCGGCAGGCAGTTAATGACACTGAGACCCTTCAGGGGCTTATTGAGGTTTTGCAGGAGTATAGAGATAGCAGCTTTTCATAA
- a CDS encoding type III pantothenate kinase: MLMVLDVGNTNIVLGVFEGKRLVRNWRISTNKDKTADEYGLQIRMFFEYSGIKCSDMEAVIISSVVPTVMSALESMSANYFGIKPLVVGPGVKTAMPIRYDNPKEVGADRIVNAIAAYELYGGPLIVVDFGTATTFDAISAEGAYLGGAIAPGISISTEALYTKAAKLPRIELLKPKAVIGKNTVSSMQSGIIYGFVGQADGIVSRMKKEMGGKAYVVATGGLAELISNESGLIDTINSNLTLEGLRIIYERNKGD, translated from the coding sequence ATGCTGATGGTTCTTGATGTTGGGAATACTAATATTGTGTTGGGTGTGTTTGAAGGAAAAAGACTGGTAAGAAACTGGCGGATTTCGACAAACAAAGACAAAACCGCTGATGAATATGGGTTACAAATAAGGATGTTTTTCGAGTATTCAGGTATTAAATGCAGTGACATGGAAGCAGTGATTATTTCTTCCGTAGTGCCCACGGTTATGTCAGCCCTTGAAAGTATGTCTGCAAATTACTTTGGAATTAAGCCTTTGGTAGTGGGACCTGGTGTCAAAACTGCAATGCCCATAAGATATGACAATCCTAAAGAGGTGGGCGCTGACCGGATAGTTAATGCTATTGCAGCTTATGAACTATATGGGGGGCCCTTGATTGTGGTTGACTTTGGCACTGCAACCACTTTTGATGCGATATCCGCCGAAGGCGCCTATCTTGGTGGTGCAATAGCTCCGGGTATTAGTATTTCTACAGAAGCGCTTTATACAAAAGCGGCCAAACTGCCCAGAATTGAATTATTAAAGCCAAAAGCAGTTATCGGGAAAAATACCGTAAGCAGTATGCAGTCCGGGATAATATACGGTTTTGTAGGGCAGGCAGATGGAATTGTCAGCCGCATGAAAAAAGAGATGGGCGGAAAAGCTTATGTTGTTGCTACCGGAGGACTTGCAGAACTTATCAGTAATGAATCAGGCTTGATTGATACCATAAATTCCAACTTGACTCTGGAGGGGCTAAGGATTATTTATGAACGTAATAAAGGGGATTAG
- the greA gene encoding transcription elongation factor GreA, translating to MSEKEVILTLEGLKKLEEELEHHKSVKRRVVAERIKEAIGFGDISENSEYEDAKNEQAMIEGRILTLEKMLRNAKVIDEGDIHTDVVSVGSTVVIKDLEVGDEIDYTIVGSAEADPANNKISNESPVGKAILGKKNGSIVEVSVPAGKLQYQIMNIKK from the coding sequence ATGAGTGAAAAAGAAGTAATACTTACTCTTGAAGGCCTCAAAAAACTGGAAGAAGAATTGGAACATCATAAATCTGTGAAGAGAAGAGTGGTTGCCGAGAGGATTAAAGAAGCCATCGGGTTTGGCGATATAAGTGAAAACTCTGAGTATGAAGATGCAAAAAACGAACAGGCCATGATCGAGGGCAGAATTCTGACATTGGAAAAGATGCTCCGTAATGCAAAGGTAATTGATGAGGGGGACATTCATACAGACGTAGTTTCAGTTGGTTCCACCGTGGTTATCAAGGACCTTGAAGTTGGAGACGAGATAGATTATACTATTGTTGGGTCGGCTGAAGCCGATCCGGCAAACAACAAGATTTCCAACGAATCACCTGTTGGGAAAGCCATACTTGGCAAAAAAAATGGCAGTATTGTTGAGGTTTCAGTTCCGGCCGGGAAACTTCAGTATCAAATTATGAATATCAAAAAGTAA
- a CDS encoding chemotaxis protein CheX — MKVEFVSPFVTATIKVLETETGRSVPVEKGQLTIEASSHTCQDVTVLIGVIGAVQGIVMYGMSERTAKNIVSALLNERVVVFNEMVESAVAEMGNVITGIASSELEKAGYSSTLAPPTVISGRGVIISTINIKRIQIPLITEFGGIEVGIALRENNRKN; from the coding sequence TTGAAGGTAGAGTTTGTCAGCCCTTTCGTTACTGCCACCATCAAAGTGTTAGAAACAGAAACCGGACGTTCGGTTCCGGTTGAGAAAGGGCAACTGACTATCGAGGCTTCTTCCCATACTTGCCAGGATGTAACTGTTTTGATTGGAGTGATTGGAGCTGTTCAGGGAATTGTGATGTATGGCATGTCCGAAAGAACAGCAAAGAATATTGTGTCTGCCTTGTTAAATGAGCGGGTAGTTGTCTTTAACGAAATGGTTGAAAGCGCTGTTGCCGAGATGGGCAATGTGATTACCGGTATTGCCAGTTCCGAACTGGAGAAAGCCGGATATTCGTCTACCCTGGCGCCTCCGACAGTTATCTCTGGCCGTGGAGTAATCATCTCAACAATAAACATAAAGAGGATTCAGATTCCACTAATTACAGAGTTCGGTGGAATTGAAGTAGGTATTGCTCTCAGGGAGAATAACAGGAAGAACTAA
- a CDS encoding quinate 5-dehydrogenase, whose protein sequence is MKRVMSVSLGSSVRDHAVETEIMGQRLLIERIGTNGDIEKAIELIRKYDGQVDAFGLGGIDLYIYAGDKRYTFRDAKRIALAARKSPIVDGSGLKNTLERKVIAYLQNELGMVFANKKVLMVCAVDRFGMAESLAAAGADMTFGDLIFALGLPVSISSITSLQMVAKIVAPIIVKLPFKLLYPTGGKQEHQTPKYGSYYERADIIAGDFHFIKRYMPENLSGKCIITNTVTQRDIQLLRDREIGQLITTTPEFNGRSFGTNVMEGVLVALSGKNPDIMVPEDYSCLLEAVGFRPRVLNFREEMAG, encoded by the coding sequence TTGAAACGGGTTATGAGTGTCAGTTTGGGGTCTTCAGTTCGGGACCATGCAGTAGAAACCGAGATTATGGGGCAGAGGCTTCTTATAGAACGGATAGGGACAAATGGTGATATTGAAAAAGCCATTGAACTTATCCGAAAATATGATGGGCAGGTTGATGCCTTCGGACTTGGCGGAATTGACCTGTATATTTATGCCGGAGATAAACGGTACACATTCAGAGATGCTAAAAGGATTGCCCTTGCTGCAAGAAAGTCGCCGATAGTTGATGGCAGTGGTTTGAAAAACACCCTCGAGCGGAAGGTAATAGCGTACTTACAAAACGAATTGGGAATGGTATTCGCAAACAAAAAGGTGTTAATGGTATGTGCAGTTGACCGCTTTGGCATGGCAGAAAGCCTTGCTGCAGCCGGGGCGGATATGACTTTTGGTGACCTGATATTTGCTTTGGGGCTTCCTGTTAGTATTTCATCAATTACTTCACTGCAGATGGTGGCAAAAATAGTTGCACCGATTATTGTAAAACTTCCTTTTAAACTACTTTATCCGACGGGTGGCAAACAAGAGCACCAGACTCCCAAATATGGCAGTTACTATGAACGGGCTGATATCATAGCCGGGGATTTTCATTTTATCAAAAGGTATATGCCTGAAAATTTGTCCGGCAAGTGTATTATTACGAATACTGTAACCCAAAGAGACATACAATTGTTGAGAGATAGGGAAATCGGGCAATTGATCACAACAACTCCGGAATTCAATGGAAGATCTTTTGGCACAAACGTTATGGAAGGAGTGCTGGTTGCATTATCAGGTAAAAACCCTGACATAATGGTGCCTGAAGATTATTCCTGCCTGCTTGAAGCTGTTGGGTTCAGACCCAGAGTACTTAATTTTAGAGAAGAGATGGCCGGTTAG